The Methylocystis bryophila genome contains the following window.
GGCGCTCGCGCTTTCCTTGTTCGAGATGGTGCGCGTTTTCGCCAGCACGGGCGTGGGGCCGAAGGTGATCGCCTGCCACGAGGAAGAGCTCGCGGCCACCTGCAACACCGCTTATCGCTTGTTCTGGATGTGGAGCGGTCTGCTGGTCGTCTGCCAGCTCGCAATCGCGTGGGTGCTGGCGCATGTCTATGGCCGACCGGTCGCCGGCGCCATGCTCGCGACTCTCTCCATCACCTATCTTCTGACGCCGGGCGGGGACGTCCAGCTCCGTCTCGCGCTGCGCGAAGGCCTCAACGGCCCCGTGGCGCGGGTCTTCGCGACTCAGGCGATCGCCGATCACCTCATGACCGCCGGGCTCTTGCTGGCCTGGGCCAGCCCTTGGTCCATCGTGCTGCCCAAGCTGCTGACCGCGCCCCTTTGGCTCATCATGATGCGCAGCGCGCGGCCTTGGCGCTACAATCCGAAAGCAGGCTCGTCGCCCGTGCGAGACATGCTAAAGTTCGGTGGCGGCGTGCTCGCGTCTGAGCTTCTGACCGCGGTGCGCACGCAGGGCGACAATCTCATCATCGCCGCGACCATGGGAACCTCCGTGCTGGGCGCTTACTACTTCGCCTACAACGCCGGCATCGGGATCTCCAGCTCGCTGGTTCGCGCATTTGCGCTCGTCGCCTTCCCGATGCTTTGCGCCGCGAAATCCGGAGAAGAGAGCCTCTCCGCCCTGCGCCACGTCGGCGTCGTCGGCGCCGCCGTATTCGTCCCGATCGTGGCGCTGCAATCGTTCGGCGCGCCCTATTACGTGCCGCTGATTTTCGGCGAGCGCTGGTCCTTCGCGGCGCCGCTGATCGCCCTCATGTGCCTCGCCGGCCTGCCGCTGCTGCTCTCGAGTGTGACCACGTGCTGGCTGCGCGCTCAAGGGCGGGTCCACGCCGACGCCGCCAATAGCTTCGTGATCTGCGTCACGGCGCTCGGCGGCCTTTTCCTCGGCGCGCGCTTCGGCTCGCTCGAGGTGGCGGTGATCGGACTGGTCGCGGGCCAGGCGCTGGGCGCCCTCTTCGGGGCGGCGCGCTCGCTGCCCCTCGGCTCGCTCAAGGGCGCCTTTCGATTCTTGACGAAGGCGCAGATTGCATGAGCAAGCCGGAAGTTTGCGTCGTCATGCCGGTCTACAACGCCGCCGCGACGCTCGATGCGACCATTGCTTCCGTCCTTGATCAATCTTTTGGAGCCTTCGAGCTCATCGCGGTGGACGACGGATCCAGGGACGAGAGCCTGGCGCGCCTGACCGCGCAGGCGGCGCGAGATCCGCGTATTCGCGTGGTGTCGCAAAAGAATTTCGGCGTCTCGGCGACGCGCAACCGGGGCGCCGAGCTGAGCGAGGCGCCCCTGATCGCCTTCATCGACGCGGACGACATCTGGCGTCGCGAGAAGCTCGAGCGCCACGTGACGCTGCATCGCGAGGAGCCGGACATCGCCGCCAGTTACGCGCGCATCGCCTTCATTCCTGAGGAAGCGAAGAGCGTCGACGAGGGCAAGACCGTGTCGAGCCTATGCCCGAGGTCGCCGCGTCTCATAGACGTGCTGGGGGAAAATCCCATCTGCACGACCTCCAACCTCGTGGTGCGGCGCGACTGGTTCGTGCGCAGCGGCGGTTTTGATCGGGCTCTCTCCTTTGCCGAGGATCAGGATTTCGTCGCGCGGCTCATCGTCATGGGCGGACGGATCGAGGGCGTCAACGCCGTGCTCACGGGATACCGCTTGAGCCCCGGAGGCTTGTCGATGGATCTCGGCGCCATGCATGCGGGCTGGCGCTCTGTCGCCCAGCGTTACCTCGAAGAACGCGAGCTCGCGCCCCTCGAGGCCGTTTACTACCGCTACCTTGCGCGCCGCGTGCTGCGGGCCGGCGGCCCGCCGCTTCAGGCGCTCCGCTATGTGTTTGCGGGCCTGCGTAGCGACCCGGCCGCCTTCCTGAGCGATCGCCGCCGCGGGCTGTCAACTCTCGCCGCGGCTCTCACCGCGCCCCTCCTGCCCATGCGCCTTCGGCTACGGCTTTTCGCCTGACGCGGCTTCATGGGAATCCCGCCGGTGAACAGCGCGATGGCCAAGCTCAGACTCGTCAACCTGCTCGATGACTTCGCCCTCGGCGGCGTGACCCGCTACCTTGGCATCTTCGATTCCCAAATGCTGCGCTCGGTCGTCGAGCCGACGCTCCTCGGGGTCGCCCCGAAAGCCGTGATCGCCCCGCGTCTCGAAGCCGACGTCATCATCACGAATTTTCCGCCGAGCTGGCGCCGGATCTTATTCCTGGCGTCGTTGCGCATGCGCAATCCGCAAGCGAGGCTCATCCACCTCGAGCACAGTTACACGCGCGCCTGGGAGACGCTAAAGGTTCCCGCCAAGACGCGCTTTCGCGCGTTGCTGAAGATCGCTCTGCGAGTTTTCGACGACGTCGTCTGCGATTCCCAGAACCAGGCGGATTGGTTAGCCGAAGCCGCTTCGATCGACCGACAAAGGATCAAGGTGATCTATCCCTACGTCGAGAATAAGGGCCTGGAAGATCTACCGCTGCCCGACTTCTCCTCGTCGCGGCCGCTGCGTATAGGAGCCTTTGGACGCTTCCACGAGCAGAAGGGTTTCGACCTTCTGATTGAAGCCTATCGAGCGGGGGCTTTTCACGGCGCTGGGCTGCTGATCGGCGGATTTGGAGAGGATGAAGCCTGGCTTCATGCGCTTGCTGCGGGCGCGCCTGGCCTCAGCTTCTATGGAAAAGTCGTGGATGTTCCGGATTTCCTCTCGCGCTGCGACGTCGTCGCCATCCCCTCGCGCTGGGAGGCCGGCGGCCTCGTCAATATCGAGGCCCGCGAAGCCGGGCGTCCCATCCTGGTCTCGCCGGTGGACGGCCTGCCCGAGCAGCTCGGCGCTGCGGGAAGGATCGTGGATTTCACCTCAGCCGACGCCGTCGCAAAAGCAATGGCTTCGCTCGAACCCTCGACGCTCGCCGCCATGGCGAAGGCCGCGCGGGAATCGACGAAGAATTGCGGCGTCGCCCGCCAGTGTGAATGGGCGCAATTTCTGGCGGGGACGGGCGCCGGGACGTAAAGGGCGGTCCGCCCAGTCGAGACATGCTCGCGTTCTTGCGAAGAGGATTCTCGCTCGATTCTGGGCGGGGCCGGGCTTCAATCCCTTGAGCGCCCGCTCGCCCTGCAGCTCAGACGCCCGACATCTCGTGCGGTGTTTTCCTCGCCACGCGACGAATTTTCGGAAGCGCGATCTTGAAGGTCGCGCCGCCCCCGGGGGTGTCTTCGACCCAGATGCGGCCGTTGAGCTTGGTTATCAACTCCTTGGCGATGGCTAGGCCAAGACCGGTTCCAGGCGAGATTTCACTTTTTCGCCAGAAGGGCTCGAAGATCATCTCGCGATGCTCCTTGGCGACGCCTTCGCCGTGGTCGACCACCTCTATCACCGCGCCGTCCGTGAGCTTAATCAAGACCGTGCCGCCCTTCGGTTCGGCGCGCACCGCGTTTTCGATGAGGTTCATCGCGACGCTCTCGACGGCCCAACGATAGGCGGGAATCATTACAGGCTCTTCCGGCGCCTCGAGCGCCACGTGACGGTCTGCAGCAAGCGCAAGCGGCAGATAGTCTGCGGTCGTATCGAGCAGCACTTCCTGCAGATTGATCTCAGGAGGCGACAAGCATCCATCCCGCTGCTCGATCTGCGCGAGCACCAGCAACTGCTCGAGAATGGTCTGAATGCGCTTCACGTCGCGCTCGATGTCTCGCTTCAGGGGCGACTCCCCGAGAGTCTCGATTCGCCCACGAAGGATGGCGATCGGCGTGCGCAGCTCATGCGCGGAATTGGCGGTGAATCTTTTTTGCCGCGCCACTCCCTGTCTCAACCGGTCGAAGGCGGCGTTGACCGCATCGACGAAGGGAACGACCTCGGAAGGGACGTTTGCGGTTGAGGCTCTGTGGTGCAGATCGTTTACGTCGATCGCGGCGATCGTCGCCGCCGCCTCTCGCAGTGGCGCTAACCCGCTGCGCACCACAATCCAGGCGACGAGCGAAAGCACCAAGGCAAGCAGAAGGTAGGAGACGAAATTTTCCGGCGCCGCATACGCATGAAGCTGGAACAAAATGTCGTCCCAATGGAACTGACAACCGTAAACGATTGTGGCGAGGCGTCCGAGTTTTGTTTCTGTCGTGCGAATATAGCCGCGTGAATGTGGATCTGCATCACCCAGAAGGTGGAAAAGCGACCCAAAAACTTCAGCCTGGACAAAGACCTGTTGAAAGTGGGAGGCGAGCTCCTCGGATGAGCCCGCGGCGAGACGACCAGAGCGGAAATCGAAGACTGCGTATCGGAAATTTGGATTCGCCGCGAGATGCGCGCGTAACGCAGGGGTGAACTCGATTGCAAGCGTCCCGTCGCTTTGCCTATGCAGGGAATCGATCACGATGGCCCGAGCGCGCTTGGTCGTCCACACTTCCAACGCTAGTCGATGATCCCCGCCAAAGAAATAGCTGAAAGGAATCTGTACCGTGATCGGCGTCGTGAAGAAGGCGAGCATCGATCCGAGGATGCAAAAAAATATCAGATGGGAGGAAAGGGAGCGGAATCGGGTCATGACTTGGATTTCGCCAGGACATAGCCAATTCCGCGGGCGGAGTGGATTTCGACGCCCGCGTCTCGCTCCTTTAGCCGTTGGCGCAGCCGCGACACGAGCATCTTCAACGCGTCGGACTGGACATTCTCCTCCAGGCCGTAAATCTGCTCCATGAGCGCGTGATGCGTCACGGCGCGACCCGCTCGCCGGACCAGGGCCTCGAGCAGCAGCATTTCCCGCTTGGTAGCGCTCAGCGGCTCGCCGCGCACATAGGCTTCGCAGCGGTTGAGCTCGAAGGAAAGCTCCGCGATCGTCACGGGCGGGAGATCAATCCCGCCAGGACGACGCAGACTCGCTCTTATCCGAGCCAGCAGCTCGTTGGGCTCGACGGGCTTGGTGAGATAGTCGTCGGCTCCCGCGTCGAGCCCATTGATGCGATCGTCGAGAGAGCGCAAAGCCGACATGACTATGACGCGGATGCCGGGACGCGCGGCTCGAATTGTTGGCAACAGTGAGACCCCGTCGCCGTCGGGGAGCCGCCGGTCCAAAAGGACGAGCGGATAATCATGCGACATGACCGCTTCGAGCCCGTCCGCAAGCGTTCCGACCTGATCGGTGGCGTATCCGGCGCCGGCGAGCAGTCCGGCCAGTTGACCGGCTAGCTCGAACTGATCTTCGACGATCAATATTCGCATTGGAAGGATTCCGCTGCGGACTCCGCTGCCGAAAGCATTGGAAGCCGGCGCGGGGAGGTGGAGTGGCCGGACCATTATGGCGCGGTGTGGCCGTCGCGCAACACTCTTTCAAAAAAAGGAGTCTGCGCACGGGCCTTGGGCTGAGGTTACGTTGCAGTTACGCAGGGCTCGTAACCCAAGCTTCAGCAGAATCTCCACATGGACCAATGACGTGCGGCTCGTTCACCTCGTTTTTGCGCTCGCTCTGCTCATGCAGAGCCTGGCGTTCGCCGGCCCAGCGCCGGCGAGCGAGCGCACGGCGATTGGAGCGGATCGCGCCGCGGATTGCGGGCGGCGGGACGAAGGCCTTCCTGCCCCGCGGGAAGCACACCGCCACGGATGCGCGGGATGCTTGCTTCACAATTGGGACGAGTCTCTCGACGTCCCGCGCGCCATATTCGCCCCGCCGCTTCTGCGCGTCCACGCGCTATTCTATGGAGCCGCCTATCGGGCTCCGACCTCGATAGATCGAACGAGCCATTGTCGCGCCCGCGCGCCGCCCAAGGCCTAATCCGCCAATAGCAGGCCCTCTCAAACCGATCTCAGTCATTCCCAAAGCGGCTTCACGCTCCGCCTCGGAGTCCCATTATGCCTCGCTCGTCCCTTCTTCGCGGAGCGTCGCTTTGCGCGCTCGCCCTCCTCTCCACCCCCTCGTTCGCCCAACAGAATCTGCCAACGATCGAAATCCGCCGTGCCCAGCAGATCCGCGTTCAGACGCCGCACGCACAGACGCGATCCGGCGGAGGCGCGCGGCATGCGCAATTGTCGTCTTCTCCATCGGGCGTGTCGGGAGCGCCGGCGCCCTCGACGGTAGTGCAACCCCAGCAGTTCGCTCCCGGATTCAGTCCCGCGCGCGCGGCGTTGCCAATCTACCGCGATCCGCCGGGAGAGACGGTTACGACCGTGAACCACAAGTTTCTCGAACCCACACCGATGTACTCGGTGCAGGAGATGCTGCAGTATAGCCCCGGGGTTCAGGTACAGGCCGGAAACAATTCTCGCGACGTCAACATCTCTATCCGAGGGTCGGGTAATCGCTATGGCGTTGGGTTTCCGTTAGGCATCCGCAACATCATGATGTACGAAGACGGCTTCCCGATCGTCACGGCGGATGGCGTCGGAAGAGCCGACATGCTCGATCCCCATGCGTTCAGCGCCGTCGACGTTTATCGCGGTCCGTCATCCGCCCTCTTCGGCAATTATGCCCTTTTTGGCGCGATCAACTATCGAACCTTCTCTGGCGCCGAAATCGACGGGGTGGAGACCGGATCCGAATTCGGCAGCTTCGGCTACAGCGATAATTTTGTCCGCGCCGGCAAGAGATATTCGACCCGGACAATCGGGGATATCGACATCTCCTTGTTCGCCTCCGATGCGCGCGGCGACGGTTATCTCGCTCGCAACTCTTATGAAATGGATCAGGCGAGGGTGTTGGCGACCTGGACGCCGACTCCAAGCGACCGCTTCACGCTGAAACTCATCTTCAACAACAGCTTTTCCACCTTCATGAACAGAGAGTCTCAAAATCAGTATTACTGGAATCCTTTCGGAAAAACCTTCGACTGCTCGGTCGCGGCTGTGGCCAACGCACCTTTCTGTAACAACCTCAATGTGCCGGCGAATGGACTCTTCACGTCGATCAGAGCGCCCCTCGTCAATCAAAGCGTGTGGCAATTGGGATCGCATCTCCATGCGCCGCGAGAGATCGCGGGGGCCCGCTGGGAGCATGATTTCGATAACAATACGACCTTGCGATCTCAATTCACCTACGACTACTACGACTTCGCCAGCGGGACCTGGCCACCCCCGAAAGTCGGTCCCGCGGTTCTCGGCGGGCTCGGCGGTCCGGTCGCGATCAGAGGCCCATCGGTCGGCATAAGCGCGACAACCGATTT
Protein-coding sequences here:
- a CDS encoding sensor histidine kinase, which gives rise to MTRFRSLSSHLIFFCILGSMLAFFTTPITVQIPFSYFFGGDHRLALEVWTTKRARAIVIDSLHRQSDGTLAIEFTPALRAHLAANPNFRYAVFDFRSGRLAAGSSEELASHFQQVFVQAEVFGSLFHLLGDADPHSRGYIRTTETKLGRLATIVYGCQFHWDDILFQLHAYAAPENFVSYLLLALVLSLVAWIVVRSGLAPLREAAATIAAIDVNDLHHRASTANVPSEVVPFVDAVNAAFDRLRQGVARQKRFTANSAHELRTPIAILRGRIETLGESPLKRDIERDVKRIQTILEQLLVLAQIEQRDGCLSPPEINLQEVLLDTTADYLPLALAADRHVALEAPEEPVMIPAYRWAVESVAMNLIENAVRAEPKGGTVLIKLTDGAVIEVVDHGEGVAKEHREMIFEPFWRKSEISPGTGLGLAIAKELITKLNGRIWVEDTPGGGATFKIALPKIRRVARKTPHEMSGV
- a CDS encoding response regulator transcription factor, whose product is MRILIVEDQFELAGQLAGLLAGAGYATDQVGTLADGLEAVMSHDYPLVLLDRRLPDGDGVSLLPTIRAARPGIRVIVMSALRSLDDRINGLDAGADDYLTKPVEPNELLARIRASLRRPGGIDLPPVTIAELSFELNRCEAYVRGEPLSATKREMLLLEALVRRAGRAVTHHALMEQIYGLEENVQSDALKMLVSRLRQRLKERDAGVEIHSARGIGYVLAKSKS
- a CDS encoding glycosyltransferase family 2 protein, translating into MSKPEVCVVMPVYNAAATLDATIASVLDQSFGAFELIAVDDGSRDESLARLTAQAARDPRIRVVSQKNFGVSATRNRGAELSEAPLIAFIDADDIWRREKLERHVTLHREEPDIAASYARIAFIPEEAKSVDEGKTVSSLCPRSPRLIDVLGENPICTTSNLVVRRDWFVRSGGFDRALSFAEDQDFVARLIVMGGRIEGVNAVLTGYRLSPGGLSMDLGAMHAGWRSVAQRYLEERELAPLEAVYYRYLARRVLRAGGPPLQALRYVFAGLRSDPAAFLSDRRRGLSTLAAALTAPLLPMRLRLRLFA
- a CDS encoding oligosaccharide flippase family protein, with the protein product MLKTLKELTDKALSGHVGKILRGFSAHGGAEMANRVVRLAATVVIARRLAPDIVGEAALALSLFEMVRVFASTGVGPKVIACHEEELAATCNTAYRLFWMWSGLLVVCQLAIAWVLAHVYGRPVAGAMLATLSITYLLTPGGDVQLRLALREGLNGPVARVFATQAIADHLMTAGLLLAWASPWSIVLPKLLTAPLWLIMMRSARPWRYNPKAGSSPVRDMLKFGGGVLASELLTAVRTQGDNLIIAATMGTSVLGAYYFAYNAGIGISSSLVRAFALVAFPMLCAAKSGEESLSALRHVGVVGAAVFVPIVALQSFGAPYYVPLIFGERWSFAAPLIALMCLAGLPLLLSSVTTCWLRAQGRVHADAANSFVICVTALGGLFLGARFGSLEVAVIGLVAGQALGALFGAARSLPLGSLKGAFRFLTKAQIA
- a CDS encoding glycosyltransferase family 4 protein, whose amino-acid sequence is MAKLRLVNLLDDFALGGVTRYLGIFDSQMLRSVVEPTLLGVAPKAVIAPRLEADVIITNFPPSWRRILFLASLRMRNPQARLIHLEHSYTRAWETLKVPAKTRFRALLKIALRVFDDVVCDSQNQADWLAEAASIDRQRIKVIYPYVENKGLEDLPLPDFSSSRPLRIGAFGRFHEQKGFDLLIEAYRAGAFHGAGLLIGGFGEDEAWLHALAAGAPGLSFYGKVVDVPDFLSRCDVVAIPSRWEAGGLVNIEAREAGRPILVSPVDGLPEQLGAAGRIVDFTSADAVAKAMASLEPSTLAAMAKAARESTKNCGVARQCEWAQFLAGTGAGT